The Rhinoraja longicauda isolate Sanriku21f chromosome 19, sRhiLon1.1, whole genome shotgun sequence genome includes a window with the following:
- the LOC144602929 gene encoding uncharacterized protein LOC144602929, protein MAVADLMVLIFEVILSEMTCVYFPYSFLNLSHICKLRVFLNCIFVDCSVWLTVTFTFDRFVTICNQNLRAKYCTEKTAWLVIAVTCILIITQNIPVYISLVPLYIRDTVAWYCWVSSDIYTTPLWAALSLIETILTPVVPILLIILLNALTINHIIHANRVRSRLRGNNKAESGADQEVENRRKSIILLLAISGSFVLLWMVTFVCFMSVNFLDVQLLGSDYNKPFTIAEQSGYMLRALSSCTNTFIYGVSQKKFREEFKNVILRPFFFFSNSMKCF, encoded by the coding sequence ATGGCCGTAGctgatttaatggttctgatcttcgaggtaattctctcCGAGATGACATGTGTCTATTTTCCGTATTCATTTCTCAACTTATCTCACATTTGCAAGCTGCGTGTTTTCTTGAATTGTATTTTCGTTGATTGCTCTGTGTGGCTAACGGTGACTTTCACCTTCGATCGTTTTGTAACTATTTGTAATCAGAATTTAcgagcaaaatattgcactgagaaaactgcGTGGTTGGTAATAGCAGTGACGTGTATCTTGATTATTACTCAAAATATTCCAGTATATATTTCCCTCGTTCCTCTATACATTCGTGATACCGTGGCTTGGTACTGTTGGGTTTCATCCGACATCTACACCACACCGTTATGGGCAGCACTTTCGCTGATCGAAACAATTTTAACCCCAGTTGTACCAATTTTGCTGATTATTCTCCTCAACGCACTGACAATCAATCACATTATTCACGCTAATAGAGTGAGGAGCCGTCTCCGAGGGAACAACAAGGCCGAGAGCGGCGCAGATCAAGAGGTGGAAAACAGAAGGAAGTcaatcattctattgctggccatatccggtagCTTCGTATTACTTTGGATGGTGACCTTCGTGTGTTTCATGAGTGTAAACTTCCTGGACGTTCAGCTTTTAGGGTCAGATTACAACAAACCATTTACCATTGCAGAACagtccggatatatgctgagggctctgagttcctgcaccaacacgtttatttatggggtgtcccagaaaaaattcagggaggaatttaaaaatgtgattttgcgccctttctttttcttttccaaTTCAATGAAGTGTTTTTAA